One region of Lebetimonas natsushimae genomic DNA includes:
- the hypA gene encoding hydrogenase/urease nickel incorporation protein HypA, which translates to MHEYSIVDSLLQLADEHARKNNAKKVTKLEIKVGVLSGVEPDLLQTAFETFKEGTICEEAEFIMKIQPVVVRCRDCGFETELKKDEYRCPKCNSGNLEIIDGEDMYLMSLELETD; encoded by the coding sequence ATGCATGAATATTCTATTGTAGATTCCTTGCTTCAACTTGCGGATGAACATGCAAGAAAAAATAATGCAAAAAAAGTTACAAAACTGGAAATAAAAGTCGGGGTGCTAAGCGGAGTGGAGCCGGATTTACTACAAACGGCATTTGAAACTTTTAAAGAAGGCACTATCTGTGAAGAAGCTGAATTTATTATGAAAATACAGCCGGTAGTTGTGCGGTGCAGGGATTGTGGATTTGAAACGGAACTCAAAAAAGATGAATACCGTTGTCCCAAATGTAACAGCGGTAATTTGGAAATAATTGACGGGGAAGATATGTATTTAATGAGCCTGGAACTTGAAACAGATTAA
- a CDS encoding hydrogenase, with protein MKIFTMRSKLDIIWIDAVGCNGCSHSFLNYPYLKEIYKKFNFLYHPLIDSPAFKLQECDILIVEGALKNNFPRLGYNINDLIRKLIVRAKNVIALGTCAVYGGIFGEGLMYNKDLRGMFYKCKDKIINIPGCPVHYDWLVYVLDMIYKNKKIVLDNQNRPKEIFSFTSHSGCSRNEYFEWKIDAQSFGTKEGCLFYEQGCQGPYTHSTCNRILWNEVSSKPRAGTPCFGCTESGFPKIGLFTTDTFMGIPSKIPLGVSKRAYLTISGMAKSLKNERLSKKLIDGCNDEDNKENS; from the coding sequence GTGAAAATATTTACAATGCGCTCAAAGCTTGATATTATATGGATTGATGCGGTAGGTTGCAATGGATGCAGTCATTCATTTCTTAATTATCCATATCTGAAAGAAATTTATAAAAAGTTTAATTTCTTATATCATCCTCTTATTGATTCTCCTGCTTTTAAACTGCAAGAATGTGATATTTTAATAGTAGAAGGGGCTTTGAAAAATAATTTTCCAAGACTTGGGTATAATATTAATGATTTAATAAGAAAACTGATTGTCAGGGCAAAAAATGTTATAGCTTTAGGGACATGTGCTGTATACGGAGGAATATTCGGTGAGGGATTAATGTATAATAAAGATTTAAGGGGAATGTTTTATAAATGTAAAGATAAGATTATTAATATTCCGGGATGTCCTGTTCATTACGACTGGCTGGTTTATGTACTCGATATGATTTATAAGAATAAAAAAATTGTATTGGATAATCAAAACAGGCCAAAAGAAATTTTTTCTTTTACTTCCCATAGCGGCTGCAGCAGAAATGAGTATTTTGAATGGAAAATTGATGCCCAGAGTTTTGGTACAAAAGAAGGCTGTCTTTTTTACGAACAGGGCTGTCAGGGACCTTACACCCACAGTACTTGTAACAGGATATTATGGAATGAGGTAAGTTCCAAGCCGAGGGCCGGCACACCATGTTTTGGATGTACTGAAAGCGGTTTTCCTAAAATCGGGCTTTTTACAACCGATACTTTTATGGGGATCCCTTCAAAAATTCCTTTGGGAGTGAGTAAAAGGGCTTATCTTACAATAAGCGGAATGGCAAAAAGTTTGAAAAATGAAAGACTTTCCAAAAAATTAATTGACGGATGCAACGATGAAGATAACAAAGAAAATAGTTAA
- the tpx gene encoding thiol peroxidase, producing MPVTTKLKGNDVSLYGNQVNVGDNAPVVTLPNSALEEITIGGAQGKAQLIIAVPSLDTPVCATETRKFNEQAAAVEGAAVCVVSMDLPFAAKRFCSTEGIENVQVLSDFRDKCFSVNYGTLIAEGPLRGLSARAVFVVNKEGKITYKELVPEITAEPDYETALNALKEAAK from the coding sequence ATGCCAGTAACAACAAAATTAAAAGGAAATGATGTATCACTTTACGGAAATCAGGTAAATGTTGGAGATAACGCTCCTGTTGTAACTTTGCCAAACAGTGCACTTGAAGAAATTACAATCGGTGGAGCACAGGGAAAAGCCCAATTAATCATTGCAGTCCCAAGTCTTGATACACCGGTTTGTGCAACTGAAACAAGAAAATTTAATGAACAGGCAGCAGCTGTTGAGGGAGCAGCAGTATGTGTAGTTAGTATGGATTTGCCTTTTGCAGCAAAAAGATTTTGCTCTACTGAGGGAATTGAAAACGTTCAAGTTTTAAGTGATTTCAGAGATAAATGTTTCTCAGTTAATTATGGAACTTTAATTGCGGAAGGTCCACTCAGGGGACTTAGTGCAAGAGCAGTTTTTGTAGTGAACAAAGAAGGAAAAATTACTTATAAAGAATTAGTTCCTGAAATTACAGCAGAGCCAGACTACGAAACAGCTCTTAATGCATTAAAAGAAGCGGCTAAATAG
- a CDS encoding nickel-dependent hydrogenase large subunit, with protein sequence MKITKKIVNKIEGEASLKIYGDKKVDFVEIEFWQYRGIENYLINRPIMDALVINPRICGICGHSHLFATVKAIENAVNAKISKKAKILRDITVGLEIVENHIKWFYITLFPTQIKDKKYIFKANKFATLISKAIALIAGQYPHNSYMIPGGVTCDPTNLEIIKLKDLLQKIYEKYQEEIIDLNMNSNDLRVFFENLPRDIGKSVNRFLVLGNNLFFKKNGDVSLVKEEKNTSLSKNVLYNNLFVEVGPLARNIENQNIKKIYDKYKDSIYTRIIARIYEGLLILKYLIKKVKEIDICEPSYIKPEIYDGTGISAIEAPRGSLVHEIKIKNEKIANYNIIVPTQFNLSSSQDKNNLSAAQTAMIGEKKEYLDTIFKCFDICAVCVSH encoded by the coding sequence ATGAAGATAACAAAGAAAATAGTTAATAAAATAGAAGGGGAAGCAAGTTTAAAAATATACGGGGATAAAAAAGTAGATTTTGTTGAAATTGAATTTTGGCAATACAGGGGAATTGAAAATTATTTGATAAACCGTCCGATAATGGATGCACTTGTTATAAACCCAAGAATATGTGGAATATGTGGGCACTCTCATCTGTTTGCCACAGTTAAAGCAATAGAAAATGCCGTAAACGCCAAAATATCAAAAAAGGCTAAAATTTTAAGGGACATTACGGTTGGGCTTGAAATAGTTGAAAACCATATAAAATGGTTTTATATCACGCTTTTTCCAACACAAATCAAAGATAAAAAATATATTTTTAAAGCAAATAAATTTGCAACTCTTATTTCAAAAGCCATTGCTTTAATAGCCGGTCAGTACCCTCACAATTCTTATATGATACCTGGCGGAGTGACATGTGATCCAACCAATTTGGAAATAATAAAATTAAAAGACTTGCTTCAAAAAATTTATGAAAAATATCAGGAAGAAATTATTGATTTGAATATGAATTCTAATGATTTAAGAGTTTTTTTTGAAAATTTACCTAGAGATATCGGAAAAAGTGTTAACAGGTTTTTGGTTCTTGGTAATAATCTTTTTTTTAAAAAAAACGGTGATGTAAGTTTAGTTAAAGAAGAAAAAAACACTTCACTTAGCAAAAATGTTTTATATAACAATTTATTTGTTGAAGTTGGACCGCTTGCAAGAAATATAGAAAATCAAAATATAAAAAAAATTTATGATAAATATAAAGATAGTATATATACAAGAATAATCGCAAGGATATATGAAGGATTGTTGATTTTAAAATATTTAATAAAAAAGGTTAAAGAAATTGATATATGTGAACCTTCATATATTAAGCCAGAAATATATGATGGAACCGGAATTTCAGCAATAGAAGCCCCGAGGGGAAGCCTTGTTCATGAAATTAAAATAAAAAATGAAAAAATAGCAAATTATAATATTATAGTTCCAACTCAATTTAACCTTTCTTCTTCTCAAGACAAGAATAATCTTTCAGCTGCTCAGACTGCAATGATTGGTGAAAAAAAAGAATATTTAGACACAATTTTTAAATGTTTTGATATATGTGCGGTATGTGTAAGCCATTAA
- a CDS encoding TetR/AcrR family transcriptional regulator — MKTALKLFAKQGFYNTTIADIAKEMGMSVGNMYNYFPSKESLAKELLLYSSNRFGEKLKEINEMNIHAKEKIKKIVELYFNMAEDEPELVDYFMRVYLSNKEIFANGCEGMLCVSAFVTEIMIFLEEGVRRKELKNQDFFSAFGLFMGYLGGLVFLSKEGILPKPLKEYIESVSENIYNALKA, encoded by the coding sequence ATGAAAACTGCTTTAAAACTTTTTGCAAAACAAGGGTTTTATAATACTACAATAGCTGATATTGCCAAAGAAATGGGAATGAGTGTTGGTAATATGTATAATTATTTTCCCTCAAAAGAATCTCTTGCAAAAGAGCTTTTATTATATTCTTCAAATAGATTCGGTGAAAAATTAAAAGAAATTAATGAAATGAATATTCATGCCAAAGAAAAAATAAAAAAAATAGTTGAGTTGTATTTTAATATGGCGGAAGATGAACCAGAACTTGTGGATTATTTTATGAGGGTTTATCTTTCCAATAAAGAAATTTTTGCTAATGGGTGTGAGGGAATGCTATGTGTTAGTGCGTTTGTAACTGAAATAATGATTTTCCTTGAAGAGGGTGTAAGAAGAAAAGAACTTAAAAACCAGGACTTTTTTTCGGCATTTGGTCTTTTTATGGGATATCTGGGGGGACTTGTGTTTTTAAGTAAAGAAGGTATACTTCCTAAACCTTTAAAAGAATATATAGAAAGTGTAAGTGAAAATATTTACAATGCGCTCAAAGCTTGA